A region from the Stutzerimonas stutzeri genome encodes:
- the siaD gene encoding biofilm regulation diguanylate cyclase SiaD: protein MRGQTPLENQVMESLSDPENQDHPLHETLSQLWEAHHNLLNRIERIARVSDGYQSIVRDREMTLSARFDKQLRQLEKVARISDRYQMMMRDLNIALKEASTHDALTGIANRRLLTERLRDETERAKRYSRPLCIVMIDIDRFKIINDQYGHEVGDHVLMDVVRVMEAEIREHDLCGRWGGEEFLVLMPETSGDQAVTVMERLRQAVAKLRVRINDDSLSVTVSLGMAELRAGENYSTAINRADVALLCAKRNGRDRYELAD from the coding sequence ATGCGCGGCCAAACGCCTCTGGAAAACCAGGTCATGGAGTCGCTGTCAGACCCAGAGAACCAGGATCATCCGCTGCATGAAACGCTGAGCCAGCTGTGGGAAGCGCACCACAACCTGCTCAACCGGATCGAGCGGATCGCCCGCGTCTCCGACGGCTATCAGAGCATCGTCCGGGACCGCGAGATGACGCTTTCGGCGCGCTTCGACAAGCAGTTGCGGCAGCTGGAAAAGGTCGCCCGTATCTCCGATCGCTACCAGATGATGATGCGTGACCTGAACATCGCACTGAAAGAGGCTTCCACCCACGATGCGCTGACCGGCATTGCCAACCGCCGTCTGCTCACCGAGCGTCTGCGCGACGAAACCGAGCGGGCCAAACGTTATTCGCGCCCGCTGTGCATCGTCATGATCGATATCGACCGGTTCAAGATCATCAACGACCAATACGGTCACGAAGTGGGCGACCACGTGTTGATGGACGTGGTGCGAGTGATGGAAGCGGAAATCCGCGAGCATGACCTGTGCGGTCGCTGGGGCGGCGAGGAATTCCTGGTACTGATGCCTGAGACCAGCGGCGATCAGGCCGTGACGGTGATGGAGCGACTACGGCAGGCAGTCGCCAAGTTGCGGGTCCGGATCAACGACGATTCGCTGTCGGTGACCGTGAGTCTGGGCATGGCGGAACTGCGAGCCGGAGAAAACTATTCCACCGCCATCAACCGCGCCGACGTGGCCTTGCTGTGCGCCAAGCGCAACGGCCGCGATCGCTACGAACTGGCCGACTGA
- the siaC gene encoding biofilm regulation phosphoprotein SiaC, with protein sequence MNDFSIAGSQSSPAIQSDWANGVLSMQGDSYPENSYELFHQVIEWIERYLAEAGRPLRLELHLLYLNTSSIKAVMDIFDLLEAAHQEGKPVAVNWHYDRRNERVVELAEEFKEDCTFPFMILSDE encoded by the coding sequence ATGAATGATTTTTCAATTGCCGGCAGCCAGTCATCGCCTGCCATCCAATCCGATTGGGCCAACGGCGTGCTCAGCATGCAGGGCGATTCCTACCCCGAAAACTCCTACGAACTCTTCCACCAGGTCATCGAGTGGATCGAGCGTTACCTGGCCGAGGCGGGCCGCCCGCTACGCCTGGAACTGCATCTGCTGTACCTCAACACCAGCAGCATCAAGGCGGTGATGGACATCTTCGACCTGCTCGAAGCGGCCCATCAGGAAGGCAAGCCGGTCGCCGTCAACTGGCATTACGACCGGCGCAACGAGCGTGTGGTAGAGCTGGCCGAGGAATTCAAGGAAGACTGCACCTTTCCATTCATGATCCTCAGCGACGAGTAG
- the siaB gene encoding biofilm regulation protein kinase SiaB has translation MENLDLFAMRESYNRQQIMLCFNGPISRSLIEEIGNALRNYLAADHANPSSAMDVFAVYIEMTQNIRHYAKIRNWADQEAGATVVVARNETDGRYVVSAGNLIETADGEALIAAIDELAKLDKAQLKARYKEQLRKPREDNTVSGAGLGLIDIARKSSEPLKASLQTVANGRSFISLSAVI, from the coding sequence ATGGAAAATCTTGACCTCTTCGCCATGCGCGAAAGCTACAACAGACAGCAGATCATGCTCTGCTTCAACGGTCCGATCTCGCGCAGCCTGATCGAGGAAATCGGCAACGCACTACGCAACTACCTGGCGGCCGATCATGCCAACCCGTCGTCGGCCATGGACGTGTTCGCCGTCTATATCGAGATGACCCAGAACATCCGCCACTACGCGAAGATCCGCAATTGGGCCGATCAAGAAGCCGGAGCCACGGTCGTGGTCGCCCGCAACGAGACCGACGGCCGCTATGTGGTATCGGCCGGCAACCTGATCGAAACGGCGGACGGCGAAGCCCTGATCGCGGCCATCGACGAGCTGGCGAAGCTGGACAAGGCCCAGCTCAAGGCCAGGTACAAAGAACAATTGCGCAAGCCACGCGAAGACAACACCGTCAGCGGAGCCGGACTGGGCCTGATCGACATCGCCCGTAAATCCAGCGAGCCGCTCAAGGCCTCGCTGCAAACCGTTGCCAACGGCCGCTCGTTCATCAGCCTGAGCGCGGTCATCTGA
- the siaA gene encoding biofilm regulation protein phosphatase SiaA (SiaB is a threonine kinase acting on SiaC; SiaA is the matching phosphatase.): MAALGLRGKSLLVLLLTFLLAIGVTALVGHEALQGVQHRFGEAYARNVVQLNRERLFAPVTRELALAQRLAESQITRSWLLDEDDAARRELFFREAAGYQQALSDHSYFAASATTGRYYSNGGQQPPSELPRYVMKPDEPDDEWFYVTLRSDAPYHLNVDRSAVTGDLKIWFNIVARDGDRPLGVVGSGISLKAFVTQFIEEDKTGVESMVLDSFGSILVHPNPNLVTLNADTSQGRSLSTNLLGLLDDIEQAQALRQAMAYSREHPGETATLEASLDGEPRLLALAWIPELQWFVASAVDLRTAQVIELKPLLPALGAVLLLLAVLIVAGAWLVDKRLLRPLRQLRKSAQAIAAGQYETPLPIHRDDEIGELSAAFSSMAQQVRSHTNELERRVQERTHALEQANREMAAAHKKIDDSIDYASLIQHAILPKRQLVADLDDRHAVLWHPRDVVGGDFYVYRATAQGCLLGVVDCAGHGVPGALMTMLAHAAIEQAISDVGLDDPAAILVRTDSIVRRMLRDDGTQHALATNMDVGLAYVDFERRRVSYAGAKIALYYSDGERLDELPAGRRAVGDRRIGEYQNAEVELKPGRTFYLATDGFLDQAGGELGYGFGNSRFAEMILRHARLPLAEQGAAFRATLAEYQGDYPQRDDITMLCFRFD, encoded by the coding sequence ATGGCAGCACTGGGCTTACGCGGCAAATCCTTGCTGGTGCTATTGCTGACCTTCCTGCTTGCCATCGGCGTGACAGCGCTGGTTGGGCATGAAGCCCTGCAAGGCGTTCAACACCGCTTCGGTGAGGCCTACGCGCGCAACGTGGTGCAGCTCAACCGTGAGCGGCTTTTCGCACCGGTCACGCGCGAACTGGCCCTGGCCCAGCGACTGGCCGAATCGCAGATCACCCGCTCCTGGCTACTCGACGAAGACGACGCCGCCCGCCGCGAGCTGTTCTTCCGCGAAGCCGCCGGCTATCAGCAGGCGCTCAGCGATCACTCCTACTTCGCCGCGTCAGCCACGACCGGTCGCTACTACTCCAACGGCGGCCAGCAGCCGCCCAGCGAGCTGCCGCGGTATGTGATGAAGCCCGACGAGCCCGATGACGAGTGGTTCTACGTCACGCTGCGTTCGGATGCGCCCTACCACCTGAACGTGGACCGCTCGGCCGTCACCGGGGACCTGAAGATCTGGTTCAACATCGTCGCCCGCGACGGCGACCGCCCCCTTGGCGTCGTCGGTTCGGGCATCAGCCTGAAGGCCTTCGTCACCCAGTTCATTGAAGAGGACAAGACCGGCGTCGAATCGATGGTGCTGGACAGTTTCGGCTCGATCCTGGTCCACCCCAACCCGAACCTTGTCACGCTCAACGCCGATACGTCGCAAGGCCGCTCCTTGTCTACCAACCTGCTTGGCCTGCTCGATGACATCGAACAGGCCCAGGCGCTACGCCAGGCGATGGCCTACAGTCGGGAACACCCTGGCGAGACGGCTACCCTGGAGGCGAGCCTCGATGGCGAGCCGCGCCTGCTGGCCCTGGCCTGGATTCCGGAACTGCAATGGTTCGTCGCCAGCGCCGTCGATCTGCGGACCGCCCAGGTCATCGAACTGAAGCCATTGCTGCCGGCACTCGGCGCCGTTCTGTTGCTGCTGGCGGTGCTGATCGTCGCGGGCGCCTGGCTGGTCGACAAACGCTTGCTGCGCCCGTTGCGGCAGCTGCGCAAAAGCGCTCAGGCGATCGCCGCCGGGCAATACGAAACGCCGCTTCCGATTCATCGCGACGACGAGATCGGCGAGCTGAGCGCCGCGTTCAGCAGCATGGCGCAGCAGGTTCGCAGTCATACCAACGAGCTGGAGCGCAGGGTTCAGGAGCGCACTCACGCCCTGGAGCAGGCCAATCGGGAAATGGCCGCGGCGCACAAGAAGATCGACGATTCGATCGACTACGCCAGCCTGATCCAGCATGCCATCCTGCCCAAGCGCCAGCTGGTCGCCGATCTCGATGATCGCCACGCGGTGCTCTGGCACCCGCGCGATGTGGTCGGCGGCGACTTCTACGTCTATCGCGCCACCGCCCAGGGCTGCCTGCTCGGCGTGGTCGACTGCGCCGGCCATGGCGTACCCGGCGCACTGATGACGATGCTCGCCCATGCCGCGATCGAACAGGCGATTTCCGATGTCGGCCTGGACGACCCGGCCGCGATCCTGGTGCGCACCGACAGCATCGTGCGCAGGATGCTGCGCGACGACGGCACGCAGCATGCCCTGGCCACTAACATGGACGTGGGCCTTGCCTACGTCGACTTCGAGCGCCGTCGCGTGAGCTACGCCGGTGCCAAGATCGCGCTCTACTACAGCGATGGTGAGCGTCTGGATGAACTGCCAGCCGGCCGCCGCGCGGTCGGTGACCGCCGCATCGGCGAGTACCAGAATGCCGAGGTCGAACTGAAACCGGGGCGCACCTTCTATCTGGCCACCGACGGCTTCCTCGATCAGGCCGGCGGCGAACTAGGCTATGGCTTCGGTAACAGTCGCTTCGCCGAGATGATCCTGCGTCACGCCCGGCTGCCGCTGGCCGAGCAAGGCGCCGCGTTCAGAGCGACCCTGGCCGAATACCAGGGCGATTATCCCCAGCGTGACGATATCACCATGTTGTGTTTCCGTTTCGATTGA